The Sphingomonas sp. genome contains a region encoding:
- the atzF gene encoding allophanate hydrolase — translation MTALDRLSVAAIAAEVQAGRRSAVAVIEDVLARLDAYDAIQPAVWISRFEPDALRAMAAAVDARVGAGETLPLAGVPFAAKDNIDLAGLATTAACPAFAYQPEASATVVAKLAAAGAIPVGKANLDQFATGLNGTRSPYGIPRNAYNRAWVSGGSSSGSAVTVAAGLVAFALGTDTAGSGRVPAAFNHLVGLKPSKGRWSSTGLVPACRTLDCITVFAGTTKDAALVDTIAAGFDAAESLSRALPDVPRARRRIGVPRAEQCRWFGDIESEFLYRQALAGLDAELVEIDLAPLDETARLLYDGPWVAERTAALQALLLDNPEAIHPVVREIVEGGFGYSAIDAFNGTYRLAELARITAAMWDQVDLLALPTAPTSYRVAEMLAEPIRLNASLGAYTNFVNLLDMAAIAVPTGTYASGVGFGVTLMGPAGTDRALLDAANTLFPAPASPPPLDLEGRMETVKLAVVGAHLEGMPLHWQLTSREAKFVEATTTAPTYKLYAMAESVPPKPALVYSEEGGAAIALEVYELDMAAFGSFVAEVPPPLAIGTVTLADGSMVKGFVAEPRAMTGAEDITALGGWRAYIARG, via the coding sequence ATGACGGCGCTCGACCGGCTCTCGGTGGCGGCCATCGCCGCCGAGGTGCAAGCGGGGCGCCGAAGCGCGGTCGCGGTGATCGAGGACGTGCTGGCGCGGCTCGACGCATACGATGCGATCCAGCCGGCGGTGTGGATCTCCCGGTTCGAGCCCGATGCGCTGCGTGCGATGGCCGCTGCCGTGGATGCGCGCGTGGGTGCGGGCGAGACGTTGCCGCTGGCCGGCGTGCCCTTCGCGGCGAAGGACAATATCGACCTCGCGGGCCTCGCCACCACCGCTGCATGCCCTGCCTTCGCCTATCAGCCGGAGGCATCCGCCACGGTAGTCGCAAAGCTGGCGGCGGCAGGCGCCATCCCGGTGGGCAAGGCCAATCTCGACCAGTTCGCCACCGGCCTCAACGGCACGCGCAGCCCCTATGGTATCCCGCGCAACGCCTATAACCGCGCCTGGGTAAGCGGCGGCTCCAGCTCGGGCTCGGCCGTAACGGTCGCCGCCGGGCTGGTCGCCTTCGCGCTGGGGACCGACACCGCCGGCTCCGGCCGTGTGCCGGCCGCATTCAACCATCTTGTCGGGCTCAAGCCCAGCAAGGGCCGCTGGAGCAGCACGGGCCTCGTCCCCGCCTGCCGCACGCTCGATTGCATCACCGTCTTCGCGGGAACGACCAAGGATGCCGCACTGGTCGACACCATCGCCGCCGGGTTCGATGCGGCGGAGTCGCTCTCTCGCGCGCTGCCGGACGTGCCCCGCGCCCGCCGACGCATTGGCGTACCGCGCGCCGAGCAATGCCGCTGGTTCGGCGACATCGAATCCGAGTTCCTCTACCGCCAGGCGCTGGCCGGCCTCGACGCCGAGCTGGTCGAGATCGACCTTGCCCCGCTAGATGAAACCGCCCGCCTTCTCTATGACGGCCCCTGGGTCGCCGAGCGCACCGCCGCATTGCAGGCCCTGCTGCTCGACAACCCGGAAGCCATCCATCCAGTGGTGCGCGAGATCGTCGAGGGCGGCTTCGGCTATAGCGCGATCGACGCGTTCAACGGCACCTATCGCCTCGCCGAGCTTGCCCGAATCACGGCGGCGATGTGGGACCAGGTCGACCTGCTCGCCCTTCCCACCGCTCCGACCAGCTACCGCGTCGCGGAGATGCTCGCCGAGCCGATCAGGCTCAACGCAAGCCTCGGCGCCTATACCAATTTTGTGAACCTGCTCGACATGGCGGCGATTGCCGTGCCGACCGGCACGTACGCCAGCGGCGTCGGCTTCGGCGTGACGCTGATGGGCCCCGCAGGCACCGATCGCGCGCTGCTCGACGCGGCCAACACGCTTTTCCCCGCGCCGGCATCCCCGCCGCCGCTGGACCTGGAGGGACGGATGGAAACGGTGAAGCTCGCGGTCGTAGGCGCCCATCTCGAAGGGATGCCGCTCCACTGGCAGCTGACCTCGCGCGAGGCGAAGTTCGTCGAGGCGACCACGACAGCCCCCACCTACAAGCTCTATGCCATGGCCGAGAGCGTGCCGCCCAAGCCCGCGCTGGTTTATAGCGAAGAAGGCGGCGCCGCGATCGCGCTGGAAGTGTACGAGCTCGACATGGCCGCGTTCGGCAGCTTCGTGGCGGAAGTACCGCCGCCACTCGCGATCGGCACCGTGACGCTGGCGGACGGCAGCATGGTCAAAGGCTTCGTCGCCGAACCGCGCGCGATGACGG
- the uca gene encoding urea carboxylase, with the protein MSGVRTVLIANRGAIACRIIRTLKTMGIRSVAVFSDADEASRHVALADVAVRIGPGPAAESYLDVARILAAAKETGADAIHPGYGFLSENAAFAEACEAAGIAFIGPTPNSIRAFGLKHSARALAEAENVPLAPGTGLLDSVEAALEAAERIGYPVMLKATAGGGGIGMRVCNDAQAVRDGYAAVARLGAGNFGDAGLFLERFVPRARHVEVQIFGDGQGRVVALGERDCSLQRRNQKVVEEAPAPHLPERVRAALIEAAVRLGQAANYRSAGTVEFLYDPAREDWFFLEVNTRLQVEHGVTEEVTGVDLVEWMVRVAGGDYSFLDTPVPAPKGWSIQARLYAEDPAVDFRPASGTLTDVVFPEGVRVESWVESGSVVSSFYDPMLAKLIVHGEDRESAVAAMQAALDRTRFAGIETNIRWLRDVARSEDFVTGDVSTRSLESVVHRPQSIVVRSAGTATSVQDYPGRVGLWDIGVPPSGPMDARAFRLGNMLLGNDSTAPGLEMTATGPTLQFNAATRIVLTGADFAATLDGKPVERNKPLAIAEGQTLALGRVTGGGMRGYILFAGGLDVPSYLGSASTFDLGEFGGHGGRVLRVGDTLHLTDHAPAVIPGPRAIKQEQLGPDWTIRVLYGPHGAPDFFAPEDVDTILSAEWKVHYNSNRTGVRLVGPKPHWARKDGGEAGLHPSNIHDNPYAIGALDFTGDMPIILGPDGPSLGGFVCPFVVIAADLWKVGQLAPGDRIQFEQVSLDEADAAAAAEAALIEGRAATATSPAKGGGRDAILVDLPAKGRRPRVLFRRQGDRNLLIEYGPITLDLELRLRVHAATTALAELALPGILDIVPGIRSFQVHIDGIRLKEAALIERLVQIENELGDLEDFVIPSRIVHLPLSWNDPAIHETIQRYMRVVRDDAPWCPDNIEFIRRANGLESAEEVHRIIFDASYLVYGLGDVYLGAPVATPIDPRHRLVTTKYNPARTWTPPNVVGIGGAYMCIYGMEGPGGYQLFGRTIQVWNTYRQTGAFAEGKPWLLRFFDQIRFFPVSHEELTEWRRDFPLGRREIKIEETEFRLSDYREFLAENARSIAAFEKQRNAAFAAERADWERKGEFDRVASLTETADDSADEAVTVPEGAELVEAPFGGSVWKLLKEVGDPIDAGETIAVLEAMKMEFPVTSPAAGTVAALYVAERQTVTPGSPVLALVRA; encoded by the coding sequence ATGAGCGGCGTGCGCACCGTCCTGATCGCCAATCGCGGGGCGATCGCCTGCCGGATCATCCGCACGCTCAAGACAATGGGCATCCGCTCGGTCGCGGTGTTCTCCGATGCCGACGAGGCCTCGCGCCACGTGGCGCTTGCCGACGTTGCGGTGCGGATCGGCCCCGGCCCGGCGGCGGAAAGCTATCTCGACGTCGCCCGCATTCTCGCGGCCGCCAAGGAAACCGGCGCCGACGCGATCCACCCCGGCTATGGCTTCCTCTCCGAGAATGCCGCTTTTGCCGAGGCTTGCGAGGCCGCCGGCATCGCCTTCATCGGCCCGACCCCGAACAGCATCCGCGCCTTCGGCCTCAAGCACAGCGCCCGCGCGCTCGCCGAGGCGGAGAACGTCCCCCTCGCCCCCGGAACTGGCCTGCTCGACAGCGTCGAGGCCGCGCTCGAAGCGGCGGAGCGGATCGGCTATCCGGTGATGCTCAAGGCGACCGCCGGCGGCGGCGGCATCGGCATGCGCGTGTGCAACGATGCCCAGGCGGTGCGCGACGGCTATGCCGCGGTGGCGCGGCTGGGCGCGGGCAATTTCGGCGATGCCGGGCTGTTCCTCGAACGCTTCGTGCCGCGCGCCCGTCATGTCGAGGTGCAGATCTTCGGTGACGGCCAGGGCCGCGTCGTGGCGCTCGGCGAGCGCGACTGCTCGCTCCAGCGCCGCAACCAGAAGGTCGTCGAGGAAGCCCCCGCCCCGCACCTGCCCGAACGCGTCCGTGCGGCGTTGATCGAGGCGGCGGTGCGGCTGGGCCAGGCGGCCAACTATCGCTCCGCCGGCACGGTCGAGTTCCTCTACGATCCGGCGCGCGAGGACTGGTTCTTCCTCGAAGTGAACACGCGGCTGCAGGTCGAGCACGGCGTCACCGAGGAAGTGACCGGCGTCGATCTGGTCGAGTGGATGGTCCGCGTCGCAGGCGGCGACTACAGCTTCCTCGACACCCCCGTCCCCGCCCCCAAGGGCTGGTCGATCCAGGCGCGGCTCTATGCCGAGGATCCAGCGGTCGACTTCCGCCCCGCCTCCGGCACGCTCACCGACGTCGTCTTCCCCGAAGGCGTCCGCGTCGAGAGTTGGGTGGAATCGGGCAGCGTGGTTTCGTCCTTCTACGATCCGATGCTCGCCAAGCTGATCGTGCACGGCGAGGACCGCGAATCCGCCGTCGCGGCGATGCAGGCGGCGCTCGACCGCACCCGCTTCGCCGGCATCGAGACCAATATCCGCTGGCTGCGCGACGTGGCCCGCAGCGAAGATTTCGTGACGGGCGACGTCTCCACCCGCTCGCTGGAAAGCGTCGTCCACCGTCCGCAGAGCATCGTCGTCCGTTCGGCCGGCACCGCGACCAGCGTGCAGGATTATCCCGGCCGCGTCGGCCTTTGGGACATCGGCGTGCCGCCCTCGGGGCCGATGGACGCGCGCGCCTTCCGCCTCGGCAACATGCTGCTCGGCAACGACAGCACCGCGCCCGGGCTGGAGATGACCGCGACGGGCCCGACGCTCCAGTTCAACGCCGCGACCCGCATCGTCCTCACCGGCGCCGACTTCGCCGCGACGCTCGACGGCAAGCCGGTCGAGCGCAACAAGCCCCTCGCCATCGCCGAGGGCCAGACGCTGGCGCTGGGTCGCGTCACCGGCGGCGGCATGCGCGGCTATATCCTGTTCGCCGGCGGGCTCGACGTGCCGAGCTATCTCGGCAGCGCCAGCACCTTCGATCTTGGCGAATTTGGCGGCCATGGCGGGCGCGTGCTCCGCGTCGGCGATACGCTGCACCTCACCGATCATGCCCCCGCCGTGATCCCCGGCCCCCGCGCGATCAAGCAGGAGCAGCTCGGCCCGGATTGGACGATCCGCGTCCTCTACGGCCCGCACGGCGCCCCCGACTTCTTCGCGCCCGAGGACGTCGACACGATCCTCTCCGCCGAGTGGAAAGTCCATTACAACAGCAACCGCACCGGCGTGCGGCTGGTCGGCCCCAAGCCGCACTGGGCGCGCAAGGATGGCGGCGAGGCGGGGCTCCACCCGTCCAACATCCACGATAACCCTTACGCGATCGGCGCGCTGGACTTCACCGGCGACATGCCGATCATCCTGGGGCCGGACGGTCCCTCGCTCGGCGGCTTCGTCTGCCCGTTCGTGGTAATCGCGGCGGACCTGTGGAAGGTCGGCCAGCTCGCGCCGGGCGACCGCATCCAGTTCGAGCAGGTCAGCCTCGACGAAGCCGATGCCGCAGCAGCAGCCGAAGCAGCGTTGATCGAAGGCCGCGCCGCCACCGCGACCAGCCCCGCCAAGGGCGGCGGACGCGACGCGATCTTGGTCGACCTGCCCGCCAAGGGTCGCCGCCCGCGCGTGCTGTTCCGCCGCCAGGGCGATCGCAACCTGCTGATCGAATATGGCCCGATCACGCTCGACCTCGAGCTGCGTCTGCGCGTCCATGCCGCCACGACCGCGCTTGCCGAACTCGCGCTGCCGGGCATCCTCGACATCGTGCCGGGCATTCGCTCCTTTCAGGTGCATATCGACGGTATCCGCCTGAAGGAGGCGGCGCTGATCGAGCGGCTGGTGCAGATCGAGAACGAACTCGGCGACCTCGAGGATTTCGTCATCCCTTCGCGCATCGTCCACCTGCCGCTCAGCTGGAACGACCCCGCGATCCACGAGACGATCCAGCGCTACATGCGCGTGGTCCGCGACGATGCGCCCTGGTGCCCGGACAATATCGAGTTCATCCGCCGCGCCAATGGGCTGGAAAGTGCCGAGGAGGTCCACCGGATCATCTTCGACGCCAGCTACCTCGTCTACGGCCTGGGCGACGTGTATCTCGGCGCGCCGGTCGCCACCCCGATCGACCCGCGCCACCGGCTGGTCACCACCAAGTACAACCCGGCCCGCACCTGGACGCCGCCCAACGTGGTCGGCATCGGCGGGGCCTATATGTGCATCTATGGCATGGAGGGACCGGGCGGCTACCAGCTGTTCGGGCGCACCATCCAGGTGTGGAACACGTACCGCCAGACCGGCGCCTTCGCCGAGGGCAAGCCCTGGCTGCTCCGCTTCTTCGACCAGATCCGCTTCTTCCCCGTCAGCCATGAAGAGCTGACCGAATGGCGCCGCGACTTCCCGCTAGGGCGGCGCGAGATCAAGATCGAGGAAACCGAGTTCCGGCTCTCCGACTATCGCGAATTTCTCGCCGAGAACGCGCGCTCGATCGCCGCGTTCGAGAAGCAGCGCAACGCCGCCTTCGCAGCCGAGCGCGCCGACTGGGAACGCAAGGGCGAGTTCGACCGCGTCGCCAGCCTCACCGAAACCGCCGACGACAGCGCCGATGAAGCGGTGACGGTGCCGGAGGGCGCCGAGCTGGTCGAAGCGCCGTTCGGCGGCAGCGTGTGGAAGCTGCTCAAGGAAGTCGGCGACCCGATCGATGCGGGCGAGACCATCGCCGTGCTCGAAGCGATGAAGATGGAGTTCCCGGTCACCAGCCCGGCAGCGGGCACGGTGGCGGCGCTCTATGTCGCCGAACGCCAGACCGTCACCCCGGGCTCGCCGGTGCTGGCGCTGGTGCGGGCATGA
- a CDS encoding urea amidolyase associated protein UAAP2, whose protein sequence is MEQDMALAGLTGRVIHDEIVPARAPWLHRVKAGETLRVVDLEGNQAVDFLLYATHDDAERYSAQDTIAAHANIFLRTGSVLRSNEGRPMMTITATAVEYHDTIGGACSCESNTLRYGHHTKAQHACVDNFLEANLRDGRGKRDIVSNVNFFMNVPVEADGALGIVDGISAPGLTVDLRAEMDVTVVVSNCPQINNPCNGFNPTPVRMIVTA, encoded by the coding sequence ATGGAACAGGATATGGCGCTTGCCGGCCTCACCGGCCGGGTGATCCATGACGAGATCGTTCCCGCCCGCGCCCCCTGGCTGCACCGGGTAAAGGCGGGCGAGACGCTCCGCGTCGTCGACCTCGAAGGCAACCAGGCCGTCGATTTCCTACTCTACGCCACCCACGACGATGCCGAGCGCTACAGCGCGCAGGACACGATCGCGGCGCACGCCAATATCTTCCTGCGCACCGGCAGCGTGCTCCGCTCGAACGAGGGCCGGCCGATGATGACGATCACCGCGACGGCGGTCGAGTATCACGACACGATCGGCGGCGCCTGTTCGTGCGAGTCCAACACGCTGCGCTACGGCCACCACACCAAGGCGCAGCACGCCTGTGTCGACAATTTCCTCGAAGCCAATCTGCGCGACGGCCGGGGCAAGCGCGACATCGTGTCGAACGTGAACTTCTTCATGAACGTGCCGGTCGAGGCCGATGGTGCATTGGGCATCGTCGACGGCATCTCCGCGCCCGGCCTGACCGTGGATCTTCGCGCAGAAATGGATGTGACCGTGGTCGTTTCGAATTGCCCGCAGATCAACAATCCCTGCAACGGCTTCAATCCCACCCCCGTCCGCATGATCGTCACCGCATGA
- a CDS encoding urea amidolyase associated protein UAAP1 encodes MSILADPNAARDHARAMAGTVVEAMPILPPKADDLPAGVSADDLVWEETVAAGGYASRVLSRGTRLRLIDLQGDACASLQLFNAAMPTERLNVADTVKVQWNAYLGEGSLFLSDMGRVLASIERDDAATHDAFCGASNAASNARRYGDGSNSGPYPNARDRLLLGAAKHGLARRDVHPCVNLFKGVRIAADGSTEPQLGPFAPRRSLVLRAEMDLIVVLANCPHVLDPRPWTVTPLRATAWRCPVTAEDDPIRNATPERQRAFLNTEDWARR; translated from the coding sequence ATGAGCATTCTCGCCGACCCCAATGCCGCGCGCGACCATGCGCGTGCGATGGCCGGCACCGTCGTCGAGGCGATGCCGATCCTGCCGCCCAAGGCGGACGATCTGCCTGCGGGCGTATCGGCCGACGATCTGGTCTGGGAAGAGACGGTCGCCGCAGGCGGCTATGCCAGCCGGGTATTGTCGCGCGGCACTCGGCTGCGGCTGATCGACCTGCAGGGCGATGCCTGCGCCTCGCTCCAGCTGTTCAACGCCGCGATGCCGACCGAGCGGCTCAACGTCGCGGACACGGTGAAGGTACAGTGGAACGCCTATCTCGGCGAGGGCAGCCTGTTTCTCTCGGATATGGGCCGCGTGCTCGCCAGCATCGAGCGCGACGACGCCGCCACGCACGACGCGTTCTGTGGCGCCTCCAACGCCGCGTCGAACGCGCGCCGCTACGGGGACGGCAGCAATTCCGGCCCCTACCCCAACGCCCGCGACCGGCTGCTGCTCGGCGCCGCCAAGCACGGCCTTGCTCGCCGCGACGTGCATCCGTGCGTGAACCTGTTCAAGGGCGTCCGCATCGCCGCCGACGGCAGCACCGAACCGCAGCTCGGGCCGTTCGCGCCCCGCCGCTCGCTGGTGCTGCGCGCCGAGATGGACCTGATCGTCGTGCTCGCCAACTGCCCGCACGTGCTCGATCCGCGCCCCTGGACCGTCACCCCGCTGCGCGCCACCGCCTGGCGCTGCCCGGTAACGGCCGAGGACGATCCGATCCGCAACGCGACGCCCGAGCGGCAGCGCGCCTTCCTCAACACCGAAGACTGGGCCCGCCGCTGA
- a CDS encoding CopG family ribbon-helix-helix protein encodes MSLPAELFRQLDEMVEDRGLPSRSQLIAELIRDELAEQSAASRPEEMLAGTITLVYRADLGRVRHQLAQTQAEYLKEVISSQHVFLEDDQSLEVLLVQGPARRLRDLCDALRKVRGVQQLRLFTTTALLPPLHEQDEAGAPEGSKAA; translated from the coding sequence ATGAGCCTGCCAGCCGAACTCTTCCGCCAGCTCGATGAAATGGTGGAAGACCGCGGGCTCCCCTCGCGCTCGCAGCTGATCGCCGAGCTGATCCGCGACGAGCTCGCCGAGCAGAGCGCCGCCTCGCGTCCCGAGGAGATGCTCGCGGGCACGATCACGCTCGTCTACCGCGCCGATCTCGGCCGCGTGCGCCACCAGCTGGCGCAGACCCAGGCCGAGTATCTGAAGGAGGTCATCTCCTCGCAGCACGTCTTTTTAGAGGACGATCAGTCGCTCGAGGTGCTGCTGGTCCAGGGGCCGGCGCGCCGGCTGCGCGACCTGTGCGACGCGCTGCGCAAGGTGCGCGGCGTGCAGCAGCTGCGCCTCTTCACCACCACCGCGCTGCTGCCCCCGCTCCACGAGCAGGACGAGGCGGGGGCCCCCGAAGGGAGCAAGGCGGCATGA
- a CDS encoding ATP-binding cassette domain-containing protein, producing MSALLSFQNVWLEYGDKVVLERVELDIAERSFVSIVGPSGAGKSSFLRLALGQERPTRGKILLDGTLLPGECGPDRGVVFQRYSVFPHLTALRNVMFERECVAAPLTARLFGAARRRARDEAAAMLAEVGLGDALDLYPAQLSGGMQQRLAIAQALIARPRVLLLDEPFGALDPGIRQDMHRLILKLWEEHALTVLMVTHDISEAFNLGTRVLTFDKRRIDPHAPHRYGATAVYDLHLTRKRREAIVEAQQEVLRLTESVITGKEESL from the coding sequence ATGAGCGCGCTCCTATCCTTCCAGAATGTCTGGCTCGAATATGGCGACAAGGTCGTGCTGGAGCGGGTCGAGCTCGACATCGCCGAGCGCAGCTTCGTCTCGATCGTGGGCCCCTCCGGAGCGGGCAAGAGCAGCTTCCTGCGGCTGGCACTCGGCCAGGAACGCCCGACCCGCGGCAAGATCCTGCTCGACGGCACGCTGCTTCCCGGCGAATGCGGTCCCGATCGCGGCGTGGTGTTCCAGCGCTATTCGGTGTTCCCGCATTTGACCGCGCTCCGGAACGTGATGTTCGAGCGCGAATGCGTGGCCGCACCGCTCACCGCCCGGCTGTTCGGTGCCGCCCGCCGCCGCGCCCGCGACGAGGCCGCCGCGATGCTCGCCGAGGTGGGGCTGGGCGACGCGCTCGACCTCTACCCCGCCCAGCTCTCCGGCGGCATGCAGCAGCGGCTCGCCATCGCCCAGGCGCTGATCGCGCGGCCGCGCGTGCTGCTGCTCGACGAGCCGTTCGGCGCGCTCGATCCCGGCATCCGCCAGGACATGCACCGGCTGATCCTCAAGCTGTGGGAGGAGCACGCACTCACCGTGCTGATGGTCACCCACGACATTTCCGAGGCGTTCAACCTCGGCACCCGCGTGCTCACCTTCGACAAGCGCCGCATCGATCCGCACGCCCCGCACCGCTACGGCGCTACCGCCGTCTATGACCTCCACCTCACCCGCAAGCGGCGCGAGGCGATCGTCGAGGCGCAGCAGGAAGTATTACGATTGACAGAATCAGTAATAACCGGGAAAGAGGAATCATTGTGA
- a CDS encoding ABC transporter permease — protein sequence MRWVNIRPRRRTGWLLGSLPLLLVAIVYLFASAARHAENPSDKLLPTPGAMVEAMHSLLAQADPLSGRLLFWADTLASLERLGLALGICALSALLVGMVLGVLPAARATFGAFVTTIAVIPPIALLPILFIVFGLGDTAKVALIVIGVTPFLIRDLADHITAIPQEQLIKAQTLGASSWQLALRVALPQALPRLIAGIRLSLGPAWVYLISAEAIASDIGLGYRIFLVRRYLSMDIIIPYVAWISILAILMDVALAQLSKRAFAWAHGAGR from the coding sequence ATGCGCTGGGTGAACATCCGTCCCCGCCGCCGCACCGGCTGGTTGCTGGGGAGCCTGCCGCTGCTGCTGGTGGCGATCGTCTACCTCTTCGCCTCGGCAGCGCGGCACGCCGAGAACCCCTCGGACAAGCTGCTGCCGACGCCCGGCGCGATGGTCGAGGCGATGCACAGCTTGCTTGCCCAGGCCGATCCCTTGAGCGGCCGGCTGCTCTTCTGGGCGGACACGCTGGCCAGCCTCGAGCGGCTGGGGCTCGCGCTCGGCATCTGCGCGCTGTCGGCGCTGCTCGTCGGCATGGTGCTGGGCGTGCTGCCCGCCGCCCGCGCCACCTTCGGCGCTTTCGTCACCACGATCGCGGTGATCCCGCCGATCGCTTTGCTGCCGATCCTGTTCATCGTCTTTGGGCTGGGCGACACCGCCAAGGTCGCGCTGATCGTGATCGGCGTCACCCCCTTCCTGATCCGCGACCTCGCCGACCACATCACCGCCATTCCCCAGGAGCAGCTGATCAAGGCGCAAACGCTCGGCGCCAGCAGCTGGCAGCTGGCCCTCCGCGTTGCCCTGCCCCAGGCGCTGCCCCGGCTGATCGCGGGCATCCGCCTCTCGCTCGGACCGGCCTGGGTCTACCTGATCTCGGCCGAGGCGATCGCGTCGGACATCGGGCTCGGCTACCGGATCTTCCTCGTCCGCCGCTATCTCTCGATGGACATCATCATCCCCTATGTCGCCTGGATCTCGATCCTCGCCATCCTGATGGACGTGGCGCTGGCCCAGCTGAGCAAGCGCGCCTTTGCCTGGGCGCATGGAGCCGGCCGATGA
- a CDS encoding putative urea ABC transporter substrate-binding protein, with product MTKWVSKARIAVAAVAMLATASCGGSGTAPKARTEFNIGWSIYAGWMPWPYAEQAGIVKKWADKYGVKIHFTQVNDYVESVNQFNAGKLDGVTVTNMDALTIPAAGGKDTSAIILGDYSNGNDGIVLKNAKSLADIKGRTVYLVELSVSHYLLARGLSTVGLQLSDVKTVNTSDADIVGAFANPAATAVVTWNPQLTEVAKLPGATKVFDSSQVPAEILDLLAVDTATLKANPNLGKALAGIWYETIQLMQKKDAAGAAARAAMAKLAGATPQAFDAQLTTTHLYGTPQDAVVAVKSPAIGATMVKVRDFSFSKGLFGQGAKSADAIGISVPGKTIGDANNVKLRFDPTYMELAAAGKL from the coding sequence ATGACAAAATGGGTTTCCAAGGCGCGGATCGCGGTAGCGGCGGTGGCGATGCTGGCGACGGCGTCGTGCGGCGGTAGCGGCACTGCACCCAAGGCGCGGACCGAGTTCAACATTGGCTGGTCGATCTATGCGGGCTGGATGCCCTGGCCCTATGCCGAACAAGCCGGCATCGTGAAGAAATGGGCCGACAAATACGGCGTGAAAATCCACTTCACCCAGGTCAACGATTACGTCGAGTCGGTGAACCAGTTCAACGCCGGCAAGCTCGACGGCGTGACCGTCACCAACATGGACGCGCTCACCATACCCGCTGCGGGGGGCAAAGATACCAGCGCGATCATTCTGGGCGATTATTCCAACGGCAATGACGGCATCGTGCTCAAGAACGCCAAGAGCCTCGCCGACATCAAGGGCCGCACCGTCTATCTCGTCGAGCTCTCCGTCTCGCACTATCTGCTCGCGCGTGGGCTCTCCACGGTGGGTCTCCAGCTCTCCGACGTGAAGACGGTCAACACCTCGGACGCGGACATCGTCGGCGCCTTCGCCAACCCGGCCGCCACCGCCGTCGTCACCTGGAACCCGCAGCTGACCGAAGTCGCCAAGCTGCCGGGTGCCACCAAGGTGTTCGATTCGAGCCAGGTCCCCGCCGAGATCCTCGACCTGCTCGCCGTCGACACCGCGACGCTCAAGGCCAACCCCAATTTGGGCAAGGCGCTGGCGGGCATCTGGTACGAAACGATCCAGCTGATGCAGAAGAAGGATGCCGCCGGCGCCGCCGCCCGCGCGGCGATGGCCAAGCTCGCCGGCGCCACCCCGCAGGCGTTCGATGCACAGCTCACCACCACGCACCTCTACGGCACGCCGCAGGATGCCGTCGTAGCCGTGAAGTCCCCCGCGATCGGCGCGACCATGGTGAAGGTGCGCGACTTCAGCTTCTCCAAGGGCTTGTTCGGTCAGGGCGCCAAGTCCGCCGATGCGATCGGCATTTCGGTGCCGGGCAAGACGATCGGCGACGCGAACAACGTCAAGCTGCGCTTCGACCCGACCTATATGGAGCTGGCCGCGGCCGGCAAACTCTGA